A section of the Babylonia areolata isolate BAREFJ2019XMU chromosome 31, ASM4173473v1, whole genome shotgun sequence genome encodes:
- the LOC143276074 gene encoding G-protein coupled receptor GRL101-like, whose product MSSFSGFSVFVINLNMADFLMGVYISIIGAADERYRGRYLYCDDTWKSSVTCKVSGFLSLLSSEVSALLIWLITLDRFIVIHFPFSTLRFQRTSATMACSVTWLVGWFLALVPLLPMTSHWEFYSQSGICIPLPVTRQEFKGKVYSFSVLIVLNFALFLFISVGQALIFWSIQRSALKANTTKMSRDMTIAGRLISVAVTDFLCWFPIGICGMLALKGTPIPREVSVALAVFVLPLNSAVNPFMYTFNTLAEKRRKMNEDRLVKWLESHVDLIMT is encoded by the coding sequence ATGTCCTCTTttagtggcttcagtgtgtttgtcattaACCTGAacatggctgattttctgatgggtgtctacatttCTATCATCGGGGCAGCAGATGAACGATACCGTGGCAGGTATCTGTATtgtgatgacacatggaaaagcagtgtCACCTGTAAAGTgtctggttttctgtctctgttgtccagtgaggtgtcagctctgtTGATCTGGCTGATCACACTGGACCGTTTCATCGTTATTCACTTTCCGTTCAGCACATTACGATTTCAGAGGACGTCAGCAACTATGGCTTGTTCAGTGacttggttagttggttggtttctAGCCTTGGTGCCGTTACTCCCAATGACTtcacactgggagttctacagccagTCAGGCATCTGTATTCCTCTGCCAGTGACGAGACAAGAGTTTAAAGGTAAGGTCTATTCTTTTAGTGTATTAATCGTCCttaattttgctttgtttttgttcatttctgtTGGCCAGGCCCTCATCTTTTGGTCCATACAAAGATCTGCCTTGAAGGCCAACACGACAAAAATGTCACGCGACATGACCATAGCCGGGCGTTTGATCTCTGTTGCAGTCACAGACTTCTTGTGCTGGTTTCCAATTGGGATTTGTGGAATGCTGGCGTTGAAAGGTACCCCCATCCCAAGAGAAGTGAGTGTGGCCCTCGCTGTTTTCGTATTACCCTTGAATTCTGCAGTGAACCCTTTCATGTACACGTTCAACACACTGGCTGAGAAGCGGAGAAAAATGAATGAGGACAGACTTGTAAAGTGGCTGGAGTCTCATGTTGACCTGATCATGACATAA